One window of the Lytechinus pictus isolate F3 Inbred chromosome 5, Lp3.0, whole genome shotgun sequence genome contains the following:
- the LOC129261947 gene encoding cytochrome b-c1 complex subunit 8-like encodes MGFKFGNLAKFSGVITYTLSPHEQKAFAGAFSRGLPNIFRRFRSKVFIVTPSFVVAYLIYSWGNAENARSKRKNLADFADDS; translated from the exons ATGGGTTTCAAGTTCGGTAACCTGGCCAAGTTCAGCGGAGTGATCACATACACCCTTTCTCCACATGAGCAGAAGGCATTCGCTGGAGCCTTCAGCAGAGGCTTGCCCAATATCTTCAGGAGatttaggtcaaaggtcttcATCGTCACACCAT CATTTGTAGTGGCCTACTTGATCTACTCCTGGGGAAACGCAGAAAATGCCAGGTCAAAACGAAAGAACCTCGCAGACTTCGCCGACGATTCATAG